One genomic window of Mus musculus strain C57BL/6J chromosome 4, GRCm38.p6 C57BL/6J includes the following:
- the Nppb gene encoding natriuretic peptides B isoform X1 — protein sequence MDLLKVLSQMILFLLFLYLSPLGGHSYPLGSPSQSPEQFKMQKLLELIREKSEEMAQRQLLKDQGLTKEHPKRVLRSQGSTLRVQQRPQNSKVTHISSCFGHKIDRIGSVSRLGCNGEHLPCHFPAKLHTHPIPVHATLRGP from the exons ATGGATCTCCTGAAGGTGCTGTCCCAGATGATTCTGTTTCTGCTTTTCCTTTATCTGTCACCGCTGGGAGGTCACTCCTATCCTCTGGGAAGTCCTAGCCAGTCTCCAGAGCAATTCAAGATGCAG AAGCTGCTGGAGCTGATAAGAGAAAAGTCGGAGGAAATGGCCCAGAGACAGCTCTTGAAGGACCAAGGcctcacaaaagaacacccaaaAAGAGTCCTTCGGTCTCAAGGCAGCACCCTCCGGGTCCAGCAGAGACCTCAAAATTCCAAGGTGACACATATCTCAAGCTGCTTTGGGCACAAGATAGACCGGATCGGATCCGTCAGTCGTTTGGGCTGTAACGGTGAGCACCTACCTTGCCACTTCCCTGCAAAGCTGCACACCCATCCCATCCCCGTGCATGCTACCCTTAGAGGCCCCTAG
- the Nppb gene encoding natriuretic peptides B isoform 1 preproprotein (isoform 1 preproprotein is encoded by transcript variant 1), which produces MDLLKVLSQMILFLLFLYLSPLGGHSYPLGSPSQSPEQFKMQKLLELIREKSEEMAQRQLLKDQGLTKEHPKRVLRSQGSTLRVQQRPQNSKVTHISSCFGHKIDRIGSVSRLGCNALKLL; this is translated from the exons ATGGATCTCCTGAAGGTGCTGTCCCAGATGATTCTGTTTCTGCTTTTCCTTTATCTGTCACCGCTGGGAGGTCACTCCTATCCTCTGGGAAGTCCTAGCCAGTCTCCAGAGCAATTCAAGATGCAG AAGCTGCTGGAGCTGATAAGAGAAAAGTCGGAGGAAATGGCCCAGAGACAGCTCTTGAAGGACCAAGGcctcacaaaagaacacccaaaAAGAGTCCTTCGGTCTCAAGGCAGCACCCTCCGGGTCCAGCAGAGACCTCAAAATTCCAAGGTGACACATATCTCAAGCTGCTTTGGGCACAAGATAGACCGGATCGGATCCGTCAGTCGTTTGGGCTGTAACG CACTGAAGTTGTTGTAG
- the Nppb gene encoding natriuretic peptides B isoform 2 preproprotein (isoform 2 preproprotein is encoded by transcript variant 2), translated as MDLLKVLSQMILFLLFLYLSPLGGHSYPLGSPSQSPEQFKMQLLELIREKSEEMAQRQLLKDQGLTKEHPKRVLRSQGSTLRVQQRPQNSKVTHISSCFGHKIDRIGSVSRLGCNALKLL; from the exons ATGGATCTCCTGAAGGTGCTGTCCCAGATGATTCTGTTTCTGCTTTTCCTTTATCTGTCACCGCTGGGAGGTCACTCCTATCCTCTGGGAAGTCCTAGCCAGTCTCCAGAGCAATTCAAGATGCAG CTGCTGGAGCTGATAAGAGAAAAGTCGGAGGAAATGGCCCAGAGACAGCTCTTGAAGGACCAAGGcctcacaaaagaacacccaaaAAGAGTCCTTCGGTCTCAAGGCAGCACCCTCCGGGTCCAGCAGAGACCTCAAAATTCCAAGGTGACACATATCTCAAGCTGCTTTGGGCACAAGATAGACCGGATCGGATCCGTCAGTCGTTTGGGCTGTAACG CACTGAAGTTGTTGTAG
- the Nppa gene encoding natriuretic peptides A preproprotein: MGSFSITLGFFLVLAFWLPGHIGANPVYSAVSNTDLMDFKNLLDHLEEKMPVEDEVMPPQALSEQTEEAGAALSSLPEVPPWTGEVNPPLRDGSALGRSPWDPSDRSALLKSKLRALLAGPRSLRRSSCFGGRIDRIGAQSGLGCNSFRYRR; the protein is encoded by the exons ATGGGCTCCTTCTCCATCACCCTGGGCTTCTTCCTCGTCTTGGCCTTTTGGCTTCCAGGCCATATTGGAGCAAATCCTGTGTACAGTGCGGTGTCCAACACAGATCTGATGGATTTCAAg AACCTGCTAGACCACCTGGAGGAGAAGATGCCGGTAGAAGATGAGGTCATGCCCCCGCAGGCCCTGAGTGAGCAGACTGAGGAAGCAGGGGCCGCACTTAGCTCCCTCCCCGAGGTGCCTCCCTGGACTGGGGAGGTCAACCCACCTCTGAGAGACGGCAGTGCTCTAGGGCGCAGCCCCTGGGACCCCTCCGATAGATCTGCCCTCTTGAAAAGCAAACTGAGGGCTCTGCTCGCTGGCCCTCGGAGCCTACGAAGATCCAGCTGCTTCGGGGGTAGGATTGACAGGATTGGAGCCCAGAGTGGACTAGGCTGCAACAGCTTCCGG taCCGAAGATAA